A genomic region of Gallaecimonas xiamenensis 3-C-1 contains the following coding sequences:
- a CDS encoding SH3 domain-containing protein has protein sequence MAKPWMAGILALVLLGQAQAEPVWQSDVVAVQPQQLEAAHWLAKLKDPDALVMDAGAIARFNQGLFDKLPEMVALDQYPRHLEGTSVRAKIEALGLEAERYRRDGSALDQAAWDNYRRNLNLDALQGPQQVRFALAVRRSLMRTFPTHDRVFKADLDTDLDRFQETGVFPGQALAVLADSADGNWVFAQSYQYAAWLPKADIAFGSREQVLAYGRSPSFLVTTGAKVRTVFNPEEPRVSELQLDMGLRLPLLPAARVGNNLYGQNPYTGYVVRLPVRNDDGSLAFRPALIPRSQDVHLGYLPFTRANLIRQAFKFLGERYGWGHDYNGRDCTGFVGEVYRSFGILMPRNSGQQGKGDYGVNHPFSKATPSADKEQVLAKGQPGDLIYLPGHVMMLLGFEGKEPYVIHDVTGLRYRRGGQLYQGVLNGVSITPLKPLMLGAERSYLDGVYNIKAIN, from the coding sequence TGGTGTTACTGGGCCAGGCCCAGGCAGAGCCGGTATGGCAAAGCGACGTGGTGGCGGTGCAGCCCCAACAGCTGGAGGCCGCCCATTGGCTGGCCAAGCTCAAGGACCCCGACGCCCTGGTGATGGATGCCGGCGCCATAGCCCGCTTCAACCAGGGGTTGTTCGACAAGTTGCCCGAGATGGTGGCCCTGGACCAATACCCACGGCACTTAGAAGGCACCTCGGTCCGGGCCAAGATTGAAGCCCTGGGCCTGGAGGCCGAGCGCTACCGGCGCGACGGCAGCGCCCTGGACCAGGCCGCCTGGGACAACTACCGCCGCAACCTCAACCTCGACGCCCTTCAAGGGCCGCAACAGGTGCGCTTTGCCCTGGCGGTGCGGCGCAGCCTGATGCGCACTTTTCCCACCCATGACCGGGTGTTCAAGGCCGACCTGGACACCGATCTGGACCGCTTCCAGGAAACCGGCGTCTTCCCCGGCCAGGCCCTGGCGGTGCTGGCCGACAGCGCCGACGGCAACTGGGTCTTTGCCCAGTCCTATCAATATGCCGCCTGGCTACCCAAGGCCGATATCGCCTTTGGCAGCCGGGAACAGGTGTTGGCCTATGGCCGCTCGCCGTCCTTCCTGGTAACCACCGGCGCCAAGGTGCGCACCGTCTTCAACCCCGAAGAACCCAGGGTGTCGGAGCTGCAATTGGATATGGGCCTGCGCCTGCCGCTGCTGCCGGCGGCCAGGGTCGGCAACAACCTCTACGGCCAGAATCCCTACACCGGCTATGTGGTGCGACTGCCGGTACGCAACGACGACGGCAGCCTGGCCTTCAGGCCGGCCCTTATCCCCCGCAGCCAGGACGTGCACCTGGGCTACCTGCCTTTTACCCGCGCCAACCTGATCCGCCAGGCCTTCAAGTTCCTGGGAGAGCGCTACGGTTGGGGCCATGACTACAACGGCCGCGACTGCACCGGCTTTGTGGGGGAGGTATACCGCAGCTTCGGCATCCTGATGCCCCGCAACTCCGGCCAGCAGGGCAAGGGTGATTACGGGGTCAACCACCCCTTTAGCAAGGCCACCCCCAGCGCCGACAAAGAGCAGGTGCTGGCCAAGGGCCAGCCCGGGGACCTTATCTACCTGCCGGGACACGTGATGATGCTGCTGGGTTTTGAAGGCAAGGAGCCCTATGTCATCCACGATGTCACCGGGCTGCGCTACCGGCGCGGCGGCCAGCTTTACCAGGGGGTGCTCAACGGCGTTTCCATCACCCCCCTCAAACCGCTGATGCTGGGGGCCGAACGCAGCTACCTGGACGGCGTTTACAACATCAAGGCCATTAACTGA
- a CDS encoding dipeptide epimerase, with the protein MKITDIKLGMLRVPLKTPFKTALRTVNQVEDVVVVIETDTGHKGYGEAPPTAVITGDTHGSIIEAIRTLIRPKLIGMKVENLNDILATISQSAVRNSSAKAAVEIAVYDLFAQFYDAPLYKILGGGEPTLSTDITISVDYIDKMVADSVVAVERGFESLKIKVGKDIGVDIERVKAIYGAVEGRALLRLDANQGWTPKEAVYAIRTLEDAGIKLELVEQPVKAADLAGMKYVTERVYTPVMADESGFGPREVIELIQMRAADIINIKLMKTGGIANAMKIADICGVYDMQCMIGCMLETSISVSAAAHLAVAKANIITKVDLDGPSLCQFNPVKGAIEFDDSEIRISDAPGLGITQIDGLEMLP; encoded by the coding sequence ATGAAGATCACCGATATCAAGCTGGGTATGTTGCGGGTGCCACTCAAAACCCCTTTCAAGACGGCGTTGCGCACCGTCAACCAGGTGGAGGACGTGGTGGTGGTCATCGAAACCGACACCGGCCACAAGGGCTACGGCGAGGCGCCGCCCACCGCCGTCATCACCGGCGACACCCACGGCTCCATCATCGAAGCCATCCGCACCCTGATCCGCCCCAAGCTCATTGGCATGAAGGTGGAGAATCTCAACGACATCCTGGCCACCATCAGCCAGTCGGCGGTGCGCAACTCCAGTGCCAAGGCGGCGGTGGAGATCGCCGTCTACGACCTGTTCGCCCAGTTCTACGACGCCCCCCTCTACAAGATCCTTGGCGGCGGCGAGCCGACCCTGAGCACCGACATCACCATCAGCGTCGACTACATCGACAAGATGGTAGCGGACTCGGTGGTGGCGGTGGAGCGGGGCTTTGAAAGCCTGAAGATCAAGGTGGGCAAGGACATCGGCGTCGATATCGAACGGGTCAAGGCCATCTACGGCGCCGTGGAGGGCAGGGCGCTGCTGCGCCTGGACGCCAACCAGGGCTGGACCCCTAAGGAAGCGGTTTATGCTATTCGCACCCTGGAAGACGCCGGCATCAAGCTGGAACTGGTGGAGCAGCCGGTCAAGGCGGCGGACCTGGCCGGCATGAAGTACGTGACCGAACGGGTCTACACCCCGGTGATGGCCGACGAAAGCGGCTTTGGTCCAAGGGAAGTCATAGAGCTTATCCAGATGCGGGCCGCCGACATCATCAACATCAAGCTGATGAAAACCGGCGGTATCGCCAACGCCATGAAGATCGCCGACATCTGCGGCGTCTACGACATGCAGTGCATGATCGGCTGCATGCTCGAAACCAGCATCAGCGTGTCGGCGGCGGCGCACCTGGCGGTGGCCAAGGCCAATATCATCACCAAGGTGGACCTGGACGGCCCCAGCCTCTGCCAGTTCAACCCGGTCAAAGGGGCCATCGAGTTCGACGACAGCGAGATCCGCATCAGCGACGCCCCCGGCCTGGGCATCACCCAAATAGATGGCCTGGAGATGTTGCCTTGA
- a CDS encoding transglutaminase-like domain-containing protein: protein MKGLTALMLTLAASQALAHGLNLPPRERLARINKEFPYSEALVKDQLARLLPDLKEGEFERLKAQGLLESMQLEGQSRYFVRAVDNLFYIAPQYRQRRQPYSAKYGTLAPLYQPHPHLARLMAGQSDPKRFEITHRIKVDADVVPAGESLKFWIPYPRLIPGQQDSIELLEASPGATVGEEGDLQRSLYVTAQAQAGKATEVFVRYRYRHLGRYQKVDPAKVTATPADPALAPYLAPRVPHVQFTPELTALSQRLLAGETNPYRQAQRLFAAVAAIPWAGARDYSTIANISQYAASAGHADCGQKTLLLITLLRLAGIPARWQSGWEFSDASFDTMHDWGQLYLAPYGWLPFDATHGLLGEEGDPQHGFYLGGLDSYRLVFNDDYSQPLVPARQWPRSDTVDAQRGEVEWRGGNLYYDQWQYQLDWQEIKTP from the coding sequence TTGAAGGGCCTGACGGCCCTGATGTTGACCCTGGCGGCCAGCCAGGCCCTGGCCCATGGCTTGAACCTGCCCCCCAGGGAGCGATTGGCGCGGATCAACAAAGAATTTCCCTACAGCGAGGCCCTGGTCAAGGACCAACTGGCCCGGCTGCTGCCGGATCTCAAGGAAGGGGAATTTGAGCGCCTCAAGGCCCAGGGCCTGTTGGAGTCCATGCAGCTGGAAGGCCAGAGCCGCTATTTTGTGCGGGCGGTGGACAACCTCTTTTATATCGCCCCCCAATACCGGCAGCGGCGCCAGCCCTATTCGGCCAAGTACGGCACCCTGGCGCCTCTGTACCAGCCCCATCCGCACCTGGCCCGGCTGATGGCCGGCCAAAGCGACCCCAAGCGTTTTGAAATAACCCATCGCATCAAGGTGGACGCCGATGTGGTGCCAGCCGGCGAAAGCCTGAAATTCTGGATCCCCTATCCCCGGCTTATCCCCGGCCAGCAGGACAGCATCGAACTGCTGGAAGCCAGCCCCGGCGCCACAGTGGGGGAGGAAGGGGATCTGCAGCGCAGTCTCTATGTCACAGCCCAGGCCCAGGCCGGCAAGGCCACCGAAGTGTTCGTGCGCTACCGTTACCGCCACCTGGGCCGCTACCAGAAGGTGGACCCGGCCAAGGTCACCGCCACCCCGGCCGACCCAGCCCTGGCGCCTTACTTGGCGCCAAGGGTGCCCCATGTGCAGTTCACCCCTGAACTCACCGCCCTTAGCCAGCGGCTGCTGGCCGGCGAGACCAACCCCTATCGCCAGGCCCAGCGGCTCTTTGCCGCCGTGGCCGCCATTCCCTGGGCCGGGGCCAGGGATTACTCCACCATCGCCAATATCAGCCAGTACGCGGCCAGCGCCGGCCATGCCGACTGCGGCCAGAAGACGCTGCTGCTGATCACCCTGCTGCGCCTGGCCGGGATCCCGGCCCGCTGGCAGTCGGGCTGGGAGTTTTCCGACGCCAGCTTCGACACCATGCACGACTGGGGGCAGCTGTACCTGGCCCCCTACGGCTGGCTGCCCTTTGATGCCACCCATGGCCTGCTGGGCGAAGAAGGCGACCCTCAGCACGGCTTCTACCTGGGGGGGCTGGACAGTTACCGGCTGGTGTTCAACGACGACTACAGCCAGCCCCTGGTACCGGCCCGCCAATGGCCCCGCTCCGACACCGTCGATGCCCAGCGCGGCGAGGTGGAATGGCGCGGCGGCAACCTCTACTACGACCAATGGCAATACCAGTTGGATTGGCAGGAAATAAAAACGCCATGA